In one window of Helianthus annuus cultivar XRQ/B chromosome 17, HanXRQr2.0-SUNRISE, whole genome shotgun sequence DNA:
- the LOC110924561 gene encoding uncharacterized protein LOC110924561, translated as MAQHGFNITSKVADCIVDGNWNWPEAWRDLYPVLFQLQNITLNETNQDRIMWQKIDGNIVDFSTKEVWEAMRVRGQPVGWAKTVWSALNIPKHAFVTWLIFKKKLWTQDRILHWNRTVTGSMNLMCCLLCYSGIDTHNHLFFECEYSKAVWYSIRNKGDMGSVSEKWEDVVNWLVPRSASRSIASVISRILVAASAYFIWRERNARFFNNRLRPPELISELIVDTVRAKLLSFKYKRSARVITLMEEWKLDGVERFGED; from the coding sequence ATGGCACAACATGGGTTTAATATCACATCCAAAGTGGCGGATTGCATTGTGGATGGTAACTGGAACTGGCCTGAAGCGTGGAGAGACCTGTACCCGGTATTATTTCAACTTCAAAATATTACCCTTAATGAAACAAATCAGGATCGGATCATGTGGCAGAAAATCGATGGtaatattgttgatttttcaaccaAAGAAGTATGGGAAGCGATGCGAGTGCGAGGGCAGCCGGTGGGTTGGGCGAAAACTGTTTGGTCAGCTCTTAATATTCCAAAACATGCCTTTGTTACCTGGTTGATTTTCAAGAAAAAGTTGTGGACGCAAGATCGGATTCTTCATTGGAACAGAACAGTCACGGGATCCATGAATCTTATGTGTTGTTTACTGTGTTATTCAGGAATAGATACGCATAACCATCTATTCTTTGAGTGTGAATATTCAAAAGCGGTATGGTATTCAATCCGGAATAAGGGAGATATGGGCTCGGTCAGCGAGAAATGGGAAGATGTTGTAAACTGGTTAGTTCCTAGATCAGCTTCGAGATCGATTGCTTCAGTTATCAGCAGAATTCTGGTGGCAGCTTCGGCATACTTCATATGGAGAGAGCGAAATGCTAGATTTTTTAACAACCGATTAAGACCTCCAGAACTAATTTCAGAATTGATTGTCGATACTGTGCGTGCAAAGCTACTGTCCTTCAAATATAAGCGGAGTGCTAGAGTTATCACACTCATGGAGGAATGGAAGCTTGATGGTGTGGAGAGATTTGGCGAAGACTAA